A DNA window from Theobroma cacao cultivar B97-61/B2 chromosome 5, Criollo_cocoa_genome_V2, whole genome shotgun sequence contains the following coding sequences:
- the LOC18600418 gene encoding serine/threonine-protein kinase CDL1, producing the protein MEDSNIAAAPPAMPPGLSTAKNHTYHNPHRFHSKSQNHQHGTNLSLNFIIIIIISIILIIAVFAIFLIIALLRRRKSVRKHGSCKESGSLNNTSSRFIAHNSINLNSSPDVKARCLNGGSIERTPPSRYRGVQVFTYKELELATDNFSEANVMGSGGFGVVYKGTLADGTVAAIKRLQRDGKREEHAFRMEVDLLSRLNSPYLVELLGYCADQHHRLLIFEFMPNGTLHQHLHHPSSQYRPLDWGTRLRIALDCARALEFLHEHAVPTVIHRDFKCTNVLLDQNLRAKVSDFGLAKMVSDKTNGQISTRVLGTTGYLAPEYASTGKLTTKSDVYSYGVVLLQLLTGRVPVDIKRPPGEHVLVSWALPRLTNRDKVAQMVDPAIQGQYSKKDLIQVAAIAAMCVQPEADYRPLMVDVVQSMIPLVKNCNSINSPGSSRVHRQTSTPKY; encoded by the exons ATGGAAGATAGCAACATTGCTGCTGCACCACCTGCAATGCCGCCAGGGCTTAGTACTGCTAAAAACCATACTTATCACAATCCCCATCGTTTCCATTCTAAATCACAAAACCATCAACATGGCACCAACCTTTCTTTAAACTTCATCATTATAATCATCATATCCATCATCTTAATCATTGCAGTGTTTGCAATATTTCTAATCATAGCATTGCTCCGGAGACGTAAGTCTGTCAGAAAGCATGGCAGTTGCAAAGAAAGTGGCAGCCTTAACAACACAAGCAGCAGGTTCATTGCTCATAATTCTATAAACCTCAATTCTAGTCCAG ATGTGAAGGCAAGGTGTCTAAATGGAGGAAGTATAGAGCGTACACCTCCAAGTAGATATAGAGGGGTCCAGGTTTTCACATACAAAGAGCTGGAATTGGCAACTGATAACTTCAGCGAGGCAAATGTGATGGGCAGTGGAGGGTTTGGTGTGGTGTATAAAGGAACCCTTGCTGATGGTACTGTGGCAGCAATTAAGAGGCTGCAGAGAGATGGAAAGCGAGAGGAGCATGCTTTCAGGATGGAG GTGGATCTACTAAGCCGCTTGAACTCTCCTTACTTAGTGGAGCTACTAGGCTACTGTGCTGACCAGCACCATAGGCTTCTAATATTTGAATTCATGCCCAATGGCACTCTCCATCAGCATCTTCATCATCCCAGCAGTCAATATAGGCCATTGGATTGGGGAACCCGGTTAAGGATAGCCCTTGATTGTGCTAGGGCCCTTGAGTTCCTCCATGAGCATGCTGTGCCTACTGTTATCCACCGTGACTTTAAGTGCACCAATGTATTACTAGATCAGAACCTCCGAGCCAAGGTGTCTGATTTCGGGTTGGCCAAAATGGTCTCAGACAAGACCAACGGTCAGATTTCGACACGGGTGTTGGGGACCACCGGATATCTAGCTCCAGA ATATGCCTCAACAGGCAAACTTACCACAAAATCAGATGTGTACAGCTATGGTGTGGTGCTTTTACAGCTTTTGACAGGCCGTGTGCCAGTTGATATCAAGAGGCCTCCTGGAGAACATGTCCTTGTTTCATGG GCACTTCCGAGGTTAACTAACAGAGATAAAGTAGCTCAAATGGTTGATCCAGCTATACAAGGACAGTATTCAAAGAAGGATCTAATTCAG GTAGCTGCTATTGCTGCTATGTGTGTGCAACCAGAAGCTGATTATCGACCTTTAATGGTAGATGTTGTACAGTCAATGATCCCTTTAGTTAAAAATTGCAATTCCATTAATTCCCCTGGCTCCTCTAGAGTTCATCGTCAAACCTCTACTCCCAAGTATTAG
- the LOC18600419 gene encoding DNA excision repair protein ERCC-1, with translation MEEGENQREEHQNKRKTPIVIGIPSYKEVIESSQIKSTPPSLFTPSQSFSQAFNFIKSSEFYSPPPAPPAPSSAAISTPRPVGEANVPSSSAAAAAASASASLAAASSSSNSSQSRNAILVSHRQKGNPLLKHIRNVRWAFADIVCDYLLGQNSCALYLSLRYHLLHPDYLYYRIRELQKNFKLRVVLCHVDVEDVVKPLLEVTKTALLHDCTLLCGWSLEECGRYLETIKVYENKPADLIQGQMDTDYLSRLNHALTTIRHVNKTDVVTLGSTFGTLASIMDASMEDLARCPGIGERKVKRLYDTFHEPFKRVISSNPPVPETPILKEAEPCSASEATEAEKDTEDTSKRRKKEPEMNVKSALTAAFARYAGKISKKSTKSKGKERGGTSAAAEPVAATKNSKEGVET, from the exons atggaagaaggagaaaatcaaagagaagAACACCAAAACAAGAGGAAAACACCAATAGTAATAGGAATTCCATCATATAAAGAAGTAATAGAAAGCTCTCAAATAAAATCAACCCCACCTTCTCTCTTCACTCCTTCTCAATCTTTTTCTCAAGCCttcaatttcattaaatccTCTGAGTTTTACTCTCCTCCTCCGGCTCCTCCTGCCCCCAGCAGCGCCGCCATTTCCACCCCAag GCCAGTTGGTGAAGCCAATGTGCCTTCTTCttctgctgctgctgctgctgcctCTGCCTCAGCTTCCCTGGCTGCTGCTTCATCATCATCCAATTCTTCTCAGAGTCGCAATGCTATACTCGTTAGCCATAGGCAG AAGGGTAATCCCTTGCTCAAACATATCAGGAATGTGAGATGGGCTTTCGCGGATATTGTTTGTGACTACTTGCTCGGTCAGAACTCATGTGCTCTCTATTTAAG TCTTCGATATCATTTGCTGCATCCAGACTATCTATACTACCGTATCAGGGAACTACAGAAAAACTTCAAGCTTCGTGTTGTGTTGTGTCATGTTGATGTG GAGGATGTTGTTAAGCCTTTGCTTGAAGTTACTAAAACAGCTCTGCTTCATGATTGTACTCTCTTATGTGGTTGGAG CTTGGAGGAATGTGGTCGCTACTTGGAGACCATAAAAGTATATGAAAACAAACCTGCAGACCTCATTCAAGGCCAAATGGATACAGACTATTTATCGAGG CTAAATCATGCTCTTACAACCATTCGACATGTTAACAAGACTGATGTGGTCACTCTTGGTTCTACATTTGGG ACTTTGGCTAGTATCATGGATGCATCAATGGAAGATCTCGCTCGATGTCCTGGCATAGGAGAGCGGAAG GTAAAACGCTTGTATGACACTTTTCATGAACCATTCAAGCGTGTAATTTCCAGCAACCCTCCTGTTCCAGAAACTCCAATCCTCAAAGAGGCTGAACCATGCTCAGCAAGTGAAGCCACAGAAGCAGAGAAGGATACTGAAGATACTAGCAAGCGTAGGAAAAAGGAACCTGAAATGAATGTTAAATCAGCTCTGACTGCTGCTTTTGCCAGGTATGCTGGTAAAATTAGTAAAAAGAGCACTAAATCAAAGGGTAAGGAGCGAGGAGGCACCAGTGCTGCTGCAGAACCAGTAGCTGCAACTAAGAATTCGAAGGAAGGGGTTGAAACTTGA